A stretch of Vibrio maritimus DNA encodes these proteins:
- the thiP gene encoding thiamine/thiamine pyrophosphate ABC transporter permease, whose protein sequence is MIQTPKAGLVVALFIAVYVSASLWTLLSYSSISDIGLLFTDPYYQHVAKFSFWQASLSTLLSVGLAVPVAHAFSRRHFWGREWLLKLFATTLVMPVLVGVFGIVAIYGNQGIISRWLNDGSALFSIYGLNGILLAHVFFNLPFATRLLLVTIEGVPEEQRKLALHLGMNSWQCFRLVEWPRLKSHLPHVIGLVFMLCFTSFATVMALGGGPQATTIELAIYQAIKFDFDLQTGAVLALWQMGICASLVMLVGRFSKQVSGKSNFRTKPSLQPKDTVLKKSWDSIWIIATLMLVIPPILAIVLSGLNSKLTGVLSDLRFWSAVSTSIQVAILAACISLLVGVILLSTTRVLRLKSQPRRADSIELIGTIILVTPALVLSTATFLLLRGMTNVFSLAFGIVVLVNALMALPYVIKTLNQPMQRIATQYYPLWQSLGMQGLRRFWLMEWRAIRAPILHAFAISFILSMGDLTVIALFGSQDFNTLPLYLYQLMGSYQLEAAAVVSLVLFAFSIGIFSLTDSLNRASYSHTVTSQTKRQESSRHAESK, encoded by the coding sequence GTGATTCAAACCCCTAAAGCTGGCTTAGTGGTCGCCTTGTTTATCGCAGTGTATGTGTCAGCGTCCCTGTGGACACTGCTGTCATACTCTTCGATCAGCGATATCGGTCTTCTCTTTACTGACCCGTATTATCAGCACGTTGCCAAGTTTAGTTTTTGGCAAGCAAGCCTATCTACGCTATTGAGCGTAGGGCTAGCCGTGCCTGTCGCTCACGCTTTCTCCCGTCGTCATTTTTGGGGACGAGAGTGGCTGCTCAAGTTGTTTGCTACCACTTTGGTGATGCCGGTTCTGGTCGGTGTGTTTGGTATTGTTGCCATCTATGGTAATCAAGGCATCATTTCAAGGTGGTTGAATGATGGCTCGGCGCTTTTTTCCATCTATGGGCTAAACGGAATTCTCCTAGCGCACGTTTTCTTTAATCTTCCCTTTGCTACACGTCTGTTGTTAGTGACCATCGAAGGCGTGCCGGAAGAGCAGCGTAAACTGGCGCTTCATCTTGGTATGAACAGTTGGCAATGTTTTCGTTTGGTGGAGTGGCCAAGGCTCAAATCGCATCTTCCCCATGTTATTGGGTTGGTCTTCATGCTGTGCTTTACCAGCTTTGCCACGGTAATGGCGTTGGGGGGAGGTCCACAGGCGACCACCATCGAGCTTGCCATCTATCAAGCGATAAAGTTTGATTTTGATTTACAGACTGGCGCTGTGCTAGCGCTGTGGCAGATGGGCATCTGCGCCTCTTTAGTGATGTTGGTGGGACGCTTTAGCAAACAGGTATCGGGTAAGAGTAATTTTCGCACGAAACCAAGCCTACAGCCCAAAGACACGGTGTTGAAAAAGAGCTGGGATAGTATTTGGATCATAGCAACCCTAATGCTCGTTATCCCTCCGATACTCGCTATTGTGCTCAGTGGATTGAACTCAAAGTTGACGGGCGTGCTTAGCGACCTGCGCTTTTGGAGTGCTGTCAGCACGTCTATCCAAGTGGCCATACTTGCGGCATGTATCTCGCTGCTGGTGGGTGTTATTTTACTCTCAACCACCCGTGTGCTTAGGCTCAAATCTCAGCCACGTCGCGCCGATAGCATTGAGCTCATTGGTACCATCATCTTAGTTACGCCCGCCTTGGTGCTCAGTACAGCAACCTTCTTGTTGCTGCGAGGCATGACGAACGTATTTAGCTTGGCGTTTGGCATCGTGGTGTTGGTCAATGCCTTGATGGCACTACCTTATGTCATCAAAACCCTAAATCAACCGATGCAGCGTATTGCGACACAGTACTATCCATTGTGGCAGAGCTTAGGCATGCAAGGATTACGTCGGTTCTGGTTGATGGAATGGCGTGCCATTCGTGCTCCGATACTGCATGCTTTTGCCATCAGTTTCATTTTGTCTATGGGTGACCTGACCGTTATTGCACTGTTTGGCAGCCAAGATTTTAACACCTTACCGCTTTACCTTTATCAGCTGATGGGGAGCTACCAGCTTGAGGCCGCAGCGGTGGTGTCACTGGTGCTATTTGCTTTCAGCATTGGTATTTTTTCACTCACCGATTCATTGAATCGAGCCTCGTACTCACATACCGTCACGTCTCAAACCAAACGTCAGGAAAGCTCTCGTCATGCTGAATCTAAATAA
- the yjgA gene encoding ribosome biogenesis factor YjgA, with translation MARKNQKAPWEEEEEIIWVSRTEMKNDMEELQKLGEELVDLKPAVLDKFPLSEDLREAIADAQRFKNEAKRRQLQYIGKLMRTEDPEPIQAALDRVRNKHSQSTAALHKLEQLRDRIIAEGDEAIAAAMELYPELDRQRLRQLARQANKENKAGKPAKAFREIFQMLKHEEEQEF, from the coding sequence ATGGCCCGCAAAAATCAGAAAGCGCCTTGGGAAGAGGAAGAAGAGATCATTTGGGTAAGTAGAACCGAAATGAAAAACGACATGGAAGAGTTACAAAAACTCGGCGAAGAGTTGGTTGATCTAAAACCTGCTGTGTTGGATAAATTCCCACTAAGCGAAGATCTGAGAGAAGCGATCGCAGATGCGCAGCGCTTTAAGAACGAAGCTAAGCGTCGTCAGTTGCAATACATTGGTAAGCTAATGCGCACGGAAGATCCTGAGCCAATTCAAGCCGCTCTTGATCGTGTACGTAACAAGCACTCTCAATCTACTGCAGCTTTGCACAAGCTTGAGCAATTGCGCGACCGCATCATTGCAGAGGGTGATGAGGCAATTGCAGCAGCAATGGAGCTTTACCCTGAGCTTGACCGTCAGCGCTTGCGTCAACTTGCTCGTCAAGCAAACAAAGAGAACAAAGCCGGGAAGCCAGCAAAAGCATTCCGTGAAATCTTCCAGATGCTGAAGCATGAAGAAGAGCAAGAGTTCTAA
- the zur gene encoding zinc uptake transcriptional repressor Zur produces MDQKLIKQLEDICSARGVRLTPQRKRVYELICESNKASSAYELLDLLKVSEPQAKPPTVYRALDFLLEQGFIHRVESTNSFVSCCSFGEHKHYSHLLICDKCGNVVELQDGILIALLNSNVEKHGFQLSNHVIETHGTCQTCLSLEEQNK; encoded by the coding sequence GTGGATCAGAAGCTAATCAAACAACTAGAAGATATTTGCTCGGCACGAGGAGTTCGTTTAACACCTCAGCGAAAGCGTGTGTATGAACTCATTTGTGAAAGTAACAAGGCGTCTAGTGCTTATGAATTACTTGACCTGTTAAAAGTGAGCGAACCACAAGCGAAACCGCCAACGGTCTATCGCGCTTTAGACTTCCTTTTAGAACAAGGATTTATCCACCGAGTTGAATCTACCAACAGTTTTGTCTCTTGCTGTTCATTTGGTGAGCATAAACACTATTCGCATCTGCTGATTTGTGACAAGTGCGGTAATGTCGTTGAACTACAAGATGGTATTCTGATAGCCTTGCTAAATAGCAACGTTGAAAAACATGGCTTCCAATTGTCAAACCACGTCATAGAAACTCACGGCACATGCCAGACGTGTTTATCATTGGAAGAGCAGAATAAATAG
- the thiB gene encoding thiamine ABC transporter substrate binding subunit translates to MKNHSITKVALATALLATSHLAAADTLTVYTYDSFASDWGPGPAIEKAFEAQCGCDLNFVALDDGVSILNRLRLEGSSTQADVVLGLDNNLMSEAKKSGLLGKHNADLSSVSLPNGWSNDIFVPFDYGYFAFVYNKEKVTNPPKSLKELVEQRDDLKVIFQDPRTSTPGQGLLLWMKSVYGDDSSAAWQQLAKKTVTVTKGWSEAYSMFLEGESDLVLSYTTSPAYHIIAEQDNRFVAADFAEGHYTQVEVAAKVAGSKNQKLADEFMQFIVSDGFQSNIPTGNWMYPVVDSKLPEGFENLTVPAKALSFSPDEVASNRKAWIREWQAALIK, encoded by the coding sequence GTGAAAAACCACTCAATCACCAAAGTCGCTCTAGCGACCGCACTTCTTGCGACCTCTCATCTTGCCGCAGCCGATACGCTGACGGTCTACACCTATGATTCGTTTGCTTCTGACTGGGGACCTGGTCCTGCGATTGAGAAAGCATTCGAAGCACAATGTGGCTGTGATCTAAACTTTGTTGCTCTTGACGATGGTGTCTCGATCCTTAATCGACTGCGCCTAGAAGGCAGCAGCACACAAGCCGATGTGGTGCTGGGTTTGGACAACAACTTGATGAGTGAAGCGAAGAAATCAGGCCTGCTCGGCAAGCACAACGCAGACTTGTCTTCCGTGTCGCTACCAAACGGTTGGAGCAATGATATTTTTGTCCCATTTGACTACGGTTATTTCGCGTTTGTGTACAACAAAGAGAAAGTGACTAACCCACCTAAGAGCCTTAAGGAGCTGGTCGAGCAGCGTGATGACCTAAAGGTTATCTTCCAAGACCCTCGCACCTCCACACCAGGACAAGGTTTATTGCTTTGGATGAAGTCGGTCTACGGTGACGATTCTAGTGCGGCATGGCAGCAGCTAGCGAAGAAAACCGTGACCGTGACTAAGGGGTGGTCAGAAGCTTATTCGATGTTCCTAGAGGGTGAATCGGATCTTGTATTGTCGTACACCACATCGCCGGCTTATCACATTATTGCTGAGCAAGATAATCGCTTTGTCGCGGCTGACTTTGCTGAGGGTCACTACACTCAGGTTGAAGTTGCAGCGAAAGTAGCGGGCAGTAAAAATCAGAAACTCGCCGACGAGTTTATGCAGTTCATTGTATCGGACGGCTTCCAATCCAACATCCCAACCGGAAACTGGATGTACCCTGTTGTAGATAGTAAGCTGCCAGAAGGGTTTGAAAACCTAACTGTTCCAGCGAAAGCTCTGTCGTTCTCACCAGATGAAGTCGCAAGCAATCGCAAAGCTTGGATTCGTGAGTGGCAAGCTGCGCTGATCAAGTAA
- a CDS encoding outer membrane beta-barrel protein, with amino-acid sequence MKKLLLVSLLAPSLAFAGAQNAPYVGGQVGLFNKVELEMNGISLNENVDGVPFALFAGYEMAVADNVGLGFELEYRNLSDANFQNVLKLEGQGVSLNLKPKFYIKDLPIYVGLVGGIGQYKTTATELITANRETSDSTDLGWQYGVDFGYEAENGFAFTVGYRGVYIDFEEDGVDLNSTISGFNAGIYYRF; translated from the coding sequence ATGAAAAAACTTTTATTAGTCTCACTATTAGCCCCTTCTTTAGCTTTCGCAGGCGCTCAAAATGCACCTTATGTCGGCGGGCAAGTTGGTCTATTCAACAAAGTAGAGCTTGAAATGAATGGTATAAGCTTGAATGAAAATGTAGACGGAGTGCCATTTGCTTTGTTTGCTGGTTATGAGATGGCGGTGGCAGATAATGTTGGTCTTGGCTTTGAGCTGGAATACAGAAACTTAAGCGATGCTAACTTCCAAAATGTGTTGAAGCTTGAAGGGCAAGGCGTGTCTTTGAATCTTAAGCCTAAGTTCTACATCAAAGATCTACCAATCTATGTTGGTCTTGTAGGTGGTATTGGACAATACAAAACGACAGCCACGGAGCTAATTACAGCGAATAGAGAGACAAGTGATTCGACCGATCTTGGTTGGCAATATGGCGTAGATTTCGGTTACGAGGCAGAGAATGGCTTTGCTTTTACTGTCGGCTATCGCGGTGTTTATATTGATTTCGAAGAAGATGGTGTGGACCTCAACTCTACGATCTCTGGTTTCAACGCTGGTATCTATTACCGCTTCTAA
- a CDS encoding helix-turn-helix transcriptional regulator: MLQLTGKANYNRVTILKESFTAGTQSTSYKLIRIKNAGGFLGGFGRVKELDGDAVAFVSIGMHFNLALHRSSKDNIIVDVIDITKEYLQYTLSCIRKRSLSKATEDVAAHNDSNSIYQSPSELVGQLFDSLERLAASECDLKEAIFDAVFFRIMVELYHESQILDVIEASDYKNITDCISETISEDLSKKWKVEDIANALNMSKATLQRKLKESGSDFSQTINTCRLDHARKLLMYTDLSVSQIAVKCGFDSHAYFSALFKKKYGIAPREFKSYVTTGQRT; the protein is encoded by the coding sequence ATGCTGCAGTTAACCGGCAAAGCTAACTACAACAGAGTTACTATCCTCAAAGAAAGTTTCACAGCAGGAACTCAGTCAACGAGCTACAAGTTGATCAGGATAAAGAATGCGGGAGGTTTTCTAGGGGGATTCGGTCGAGTAAAAGAGCTAGATGGAGATGCTGTCGCTTTCGTGAGTATTGGCATGCATTTTAATCTAGCCTTACATAGATCGTCGAAAGACAATATTATTGTAGACGTTATTGATATTACAAAAGAATACCTTCAATACACTTTATCGTGTATTCGCAAGCGTTCCTTGTCGAAGGCTACAGAAGACGTTGCTGCACACAATGATTCTAATAGTATTTATCAATCACCTTCGGAGTTAGTCGGACAATTGTTCGACAGCTTAGAGCGTTTAGCGGCGTCTGAGTGCGATCTAAAAGAAGCTATTTTTGACGCTGTCTTTTTTCGTATTATGGTTGAACTGTATCATGAGAGTCAGATTTTAGATGTAATCGAAGCTTCAGATTATAAAAACATTACTGACTGTATCTCCGAAACTATAAGCGAAGACCTGAGCAAAAAGTGGAAAGTAGAAGACATAGCTAATGCACTGAACATGTCTAAAGCGACGTTACAGCGAAAGCTAAAGGAGAGTGGGAGTGACTTCAGTCAAACAATTAATACTTGCCGCCTAGATCATGCAAGGAAATTACTAATGTACACAGATTTATCTGTCTCCCAAATCGCAGTAAAGTGCGGTTTTGATAGCCATGCTTATTTTAGCGCTCTGTTTAAAAAGAAGTATGGTATTGCCCCTCGGGAATTTAAGAGCTACGTCACAACGGGTCAAAGGACATGA
- a CDS encoding chemotaxis protein CheX: MRAEFVNPFLASLMNVLKTMASMEIKPLKPRIKKDEIARGDVSGLIGMVGNQTRGSMSITFEEGLALEIMQNMLGEKPHGLNEEVTDMVGEITNMVTGGAKRILAENGFDFDMATPVVVSGKGHTIRHKCDGAIILMPFTSEWGNAFIEICFE, from the coding sequence ATGCGCGCTGAATTTGTAAATCCGTTTTTAGCCTCACTGATGAACGTGCTAAAAACGATGGCTTCAATGGAGATCAAGCCACTTAAGCCAAGAATTAAAAAAGACGAAATCGCTCGTGGCGACGTCTCTGGTCTAATTGGTATGGTAGGGAATCAAACCCGCGGCTCGATGTCGATTACCTTTGAAGAGGGATTAGCCCTCGAGATCATGCAAAACATGTTAGGGGAAAAACCCCACGGCTTAAATGAAGAAGTCACCGATATGGTGGGTGAAATTACTAACATGGTGACAGGCGGAGCGAAGCGTATCCTCGCGGAAAATGGCTTTGACTTTGATATGGCAACACCCGTGGTCGTTTCAGGCAAAGGGCATACCATTCGTCACAAATGCGATGGCGCTATTATCCTCATGCCATTTACCTCTGAATGGGGTAATGCCTTTATTGAGATCTGCTTTGAGTAG
- a CDS encoding BRCT domain-containing protein, with amino-acid sequence MTIFELLGIKPGEAISADNPWSDSGYREVIPLALSRNGISIRAIDCRYGDICYVGADWGIILEDGSEIKLRDFALISKNLEEWNEQKAKRESAKQRLVKEPSMMDIERELATFDEVLSTIDIQNLKVAITGTLPLPRAKFKKLLEAKGAIVNGSVSSHTSLLFMGDTGKYEVTSKMKKAHALGVRIITL; translated from the coding sequence ATGACAATTTTTGAATTACTTGGCATTAAACCCGGCGAGGCTATTTCAGCTGATAACCCATGGTCTGATAGTGGCTACAGAGAAGTAATCCCTCTCGCTTTATCACGAAATGGTATTTCAATTCGAGCTATTGACTGCCGTTACGGTGATATTTGCTATGTTGGTGCGGACTGGGGGATCATCCTTGAAGATGGAAGTGAAATCAAACTCAGGGACTTCGCACTGATTAGCAAAAACCTCGAAGAATGGAATGAGCAGAAAGCCAAACGGGAATCAGCTAAACAGAGGCTCGTTAAAGAGCCGTCTATGATGGATATAGAACGCGAGCTGGCAACATTCGATGAAGTGCTTTCAACCATCGATATCCAAAACTTGAAAGTTGCAATCACAGGTACTCTGCCGCTGCCACGAGCGAAATTCAAAAAACTACTTGAAGCCAAGGGGGCTATCGTAAATGGGTCTGTAAGTAGTCACACTTCATTGTTGTTCATGGGTGACACCGGTAAATATGAAGTTACAAGCAAAATGAAAAAAGCGCATGCATTAGGAGTTAGAATCATAACTCTCTAA
- the thiQ gene encoding thiamine ABC transporter ATP-binding protein, which translates to MLNLNNVAYRYHSDWFHFSLEVKRGDIVSLIGPSGAGKSTLLALVSGFCQPESGDIEVEGRGIASLQPHERPLSMLFQEHNLFDHLTVFDNIGLGLNPALKLTSSDKATVVSAAEKVGLGEMLTRLPSELSGGQKQRVALARCFVQPHPIWLLDEPFSALDPILRKEMLTVVQDLATEKQATVIMVTHHLSDARAIANRFTYLANGKIEVIGEIEELTSTHPNQALAAFVQAAH; encoded by the coding sequence ATGCTGAATCTAAATAACGTCGCCTATCGTTACCACAGTGATTGGTTTCATTTCTCGCTCGAGGTAAAACGCGGCGATATTGTTTCCCTTATTGGTCCAAGCGGGGCTGGCAAGTCAACACTATTGGCTTTGGTCTCTGGCTTTTGTCAGCCAGAATCTGGCGATATTGAGGTCGAAGGGCGGGGTATTGCGTCTTTGCAGCCTCATGAAAGACCCCTCTCTATGTTATTTCAAGAGCACAACCTTTTCGACCATTTGACGGTGTTCGACAATATTGGGTTGGGGTTGAACCCCGCGCTCAAACTGACCAGTTCGGACAAGGCAACGGTGGTCAGTGCAGCAGAAAAGGTAGGGTTAGGAGAGATGTTAACTCGCTTACCCTCAGAGCTCTCAGGTGGTCAAAAACAGCGAGTTGCCCTGGCGCGTTGTTTTGTGCAGCCGCATCCTATTTGGCTTTTGGATGAGCCTTTTTCCGCTCTTGACCCCATCCTGCGCAAAGAGATGCTGACGGTGGTGCAAGACTTGGCAACAGAAAAACAGGCAACGGTGATTATGGTGACGCATCATCTTAGTGACGCGCGTGCTATTGCCAATCGTTTTACCTATCTTGCCAATGGCAAAATCGAGGTAATCGGGGAGATAGAAGAATTAACCTCAACGCACCCTAACCAAGCATTAGCGGCATTTGTACAAGCTGCGCATTAG
- a CDS encoding EAL domain-containing protein, translating into MSILKYENIRNGIRISTDNEQASFVDLEFLSQPISSSRELHIIGYEVLSSIESSFGGNYEAQSFFEDVSDETIKAVFIAQLEVIQRLNNSRQHKKPLFMSLNLTLSSLNDDLFVEKVVAMSETPIAIEVNEYSLSSMNRAVLRNVKKLQSNGHEIWLDDYSPSNEDANRTLGAIKWDRIKIDKSFLYRSSNDFQPFKSLVSLLKNYCRKGIIVEGVESKHQQQCVMGDSVYIQGYALGYPLPLVNEETLLEKGIVD; encoded by the coding sequence ATGTCTATTCTAAAATACGAAAATATACGAAATGGAATACGTATATCTACAGACAACGAACAAGCAAGCTTTGTCGATTTAGAGTTTCTCTCACAACCTATATCCTCCTCGAGAGAGTTGCACATCATAGGATACGAAGTCTTATCTTCTATAGAGAGTAGTTTCGGGGGGAACTATGAAGCTCAATCTTTCTTTGAGGATGTGAGTGATGAAACGATAAAGGCAGTGTTCATAGCGCAGTTAGAGGTCATTCAGCGTTTAAACAACTCTAGGCAGCACAAAAAGCCACTGTTTATGTCTTTAAACTTAACTTTATCTAGTTTGAACGATGATCTATTTGTCGAGAAAGTCGTAGCCATGTCCGAGACACCAATTGCAATCGAGGTAAACGAATACTCTTTGTCCTCTATGAATAGAGCTGTCTTACGAAACGTCAAAAAATTGCAGAGCAATGGACATGAAATTTGGTTAGATGACTACTCCCCTTCGAATGAAGATGCAAACAGGACTCTAGGGGCGATTAAATGGGATAGGATAAAAATCGACAAATCATTCCTTTACCGCTCTAGCAACGACTTTCAACCCTTCAAGTCATTAGTGAGCTTGCTAAAAAATTATTGCCGCAAGGGAATAATTGTTGAAGGAGTAGAGTCCAAACACCAACAGCAATGTGTAATGGGGGATTCTGTTTATATTCAGGGCTATGCCCTCGGTTACCCTTTACCATTGGTAAACGAAGAAACACTGTTAGAAAAAGGAATTGTTGATTAA
- a CDS encoding flavin prenyltransferase UbiX has product MKPADKAITLAFTGASGAPYGMRLLECLLAQDYTVYLLISSAARVVLATEHDIKLPSGPDAAHKALVERLKCDPEKLVVCGKEDWFSPVASGSAAPKQMIVCPCSAGSVAAIAHGMSDNLIERAADVVIKEKGQLLLVVRETPFSTIHLENMHKLSQMGVTIMPAAPGFYHQPQSIDDLVDFIVARVLDHMGLEQNLVPRWGYDQR; this is encoded by the coding sequence ATGAAACCGGCAGACAAAGCCATTACTCTAGCATTCACTGGCGCGTCAGGCGCGCCTTACGGCATGCGCTTGCTTGAATGCTTGCTTGCTCAAGATTACACCGTCTATCTTCTTATTTCTTCCGCAGCTCGCGTGGTGTTGGCGACCGAGCACGATATCAAGCTGCCAAGTGGTCCAGATGCGGCACACAAAGCCCTAGTCGAGCGCCTTAAGTGCGATCCAGAGAAGCTGGTTGTTTGTGGTAAAGAGGATTGGTTCTCTCCTGTTGCATCAGGTTCAGCGGCGCCTAAACAAATGATCGTTTGTCCTTGCTCTGCGGGCAGTGTGGCGGCAATTGCGCATGGTATGTCGGATAATCTGATCGAGCGCGCTGCGGATGTGGTGATCAAAGAGAAAGGTCAGCTTCTTTTGGTGGTGCGTGAAACGCCATTTTCGACCATTCATCTGGAGAACATGCACAAGCTGTCACAGATGGGCGTGACAATTATGCCAGCGGCACCTGGCTTTTATCATCAGCCTCAGTCTATTGATGACTTGGTGGACTTTATTGTTGCTCGCGTGTTGGACCATATGGGGCTTGAGCAAAACCTTGTGCCTCGCTGGGGATATGACCAACGATAA
- the pmbA gene encoding metalloprotease PmbA has protein sequence MDVREQVAQQKAELEAAVAKALDMASVSADAAEVAITKSTGLSVSTRMCEVENVEFNSDGALGITVYRGQKKGSASTSDLSEKAIAQTVAAALDIAQYTSEDPFAGPAPKELMVTDIPDLDLFHPDEPNPDTAAQKAIAAEKAALAYSDKIKQSDGASYDSHYGVKVYGNSHGLLAGYASSRHSISCSVIGQGENGDMERDYSYTLARHRDDLWTPESVGEKAAKKTVERLDPRKVKTGQYPVLFANDVATGLIGHLVMGISGGNLYRKSSFLLDKLGEQILPDWFSVQEKPHLLRGLASSPFDNEGVATKDMDIITDGKLATYLLTSYAARKMKMTPTGHAGGIHNWFVKSTGQDFDAMLKQLGTGLLVTEVMGQGVNIVTGDYSRGAAGFWVENGEIQYPVSEITVAGNLAQMFQQIVAVGNDVETRSQIQTGSILLESMKVAGE, from the coding sequence ATGGACGTAAGAGAGCAAGTCGCCCAGCAAAAAGCTGAGCTAGAAGCAGCAGTTGCGAAAGCGTTAGATATGGCTTCAGTAAGTGCAGATGCTGCAGAGGTTGCGATCACCAAGAGCACAGGTCTTAGCGTATCCACTCGCATGTGCGAGGTTGAAAATGTAGAATTCAACAGTGACGGTGCACTTGGCATTACCGTATATCGCGGACAGAAAAAAGGCAGCGCCTCTACTTCCGATTTGAGTGAGAAAGCGATAGCGCAGACCGTTGCAGCGGCATTGGATATCGCCCAGTACACCTCAGAAGACCCTTTCGCTGGTCCTGCGCCAAAAGAACTGATGGTAACGGATATACCAGATCTCGATTTGTTCCATCCTGATGAGCCTAACCCGGATACCGCGGCACAAAAAGCCATTGCCGCTGAGAAAGCTGCGTTGGCATATAGCGATAAGATCAAACAAAGCGATGGTGCCAGCTATGACAGCCACTACGGTGTAAAAGTTTACGGTAACTCGCACGGCTTGCTAGCGGGTTACGCCTCCAGCCGTCACAGCATCAGCTGTAGCGTGATCGGTCAGGGCGAAAACGGTGATATGGAGCGTGATTACAGCTACACGTTAGCGCGCCACCGTGATGATCTTTGGACTCCAGAATCTGTTGGTGAGAAGGCAGCCAAGAAAACCGTTGAGCGTCTAGACCCAAGAAAGGTCAAAACGGGTCAATACCCAGTGCTGTTTGCCAACGATGTGGCAACTGGTTTGATTGGTCACCTAGTGATGGGTATCAGTGGCGGTAACCTTTACCGTAAGTCATCCTTCTTGCTAGATAAACTGGGCGAACAGATTCTGCCAGATTGGTTCTCAGTGCAAGAAAAACCGCACCTACTGCGCGGTTTGGCTTCAAGCCCGTTTGATAACGAAGGCGTTGCCACTAAGGACATGGATATCATTACCGATGGCAAATTAGCGACCTACCTGCTAACAAGCTATGCAGCGCGTAAGATGAAGATGACACCAACCGGTCACGCGGGTGGCATTCACAACTGGTTTGTGAAATCGACAGGGCAAGATTTTGATGCCATGCTCAAACAGCTTGGTACCGGTTTATTGGTCACGGAAGTGATGGGGCAGGGTGTGAACATTGTCACCGGTGATTACTCTCGCGGAGCAGCAGGTTTCTGGGTTGAAAATGGTGAAATCCAGTACCCAGTCTCTGAAATTACCGTAGCCGGAAACCTTGCACAGATGTTCCAACAGATCGTAGCGGTAGGCAATGATGTCGAAACTCGCTCACAGATCCAAACCGGTTCTATCTTGCTCGAGTCAATGAAAGTCGCAGGTGAATAA